Proteins encoded within one genomic window of Halorussus salilacus:
- the mch gene encoding methenyltetrahydromethanopterin cyclohydrolase gives MDSLNRNALELADEALDFAEELDIGAVELDNGATVLDFGHEFDGGMEAGLLLAELQTAGLATVQSRMDEVAGAPVPSVELSTDHPALALLCSQKAGWEVGTDDFEGLGSGPARALVAEEDEFARVGYRDEFDFAVLAVESDDYPTESVADHVADLTGVEPSSVFLPTAPTASLAGSVSVAARAAEMAVFRLSELGYDPLDVVSVSGSAPVAPVAGDEETAIARTNDALAYGGRVHLTVREEFDRFDEVVSTANDEYGTRFADIFESVDWDFYEVDESVFAPAQVTINVIGGDTHVVGARDEDLLAESFGL, from the coding sequence ATGGACAGCCTGAACCGCAACGCACTCGAACTCGCCGACGAGGCGCTCGACTTCGCCGAGGAACTCGACATCGGCGCGGTCGAACTCGACAACGGCGCGACCGTGCTGGACTTCGGCCACGAGTTCGACGGGGGCATGGAAGCCGGACTCCTGCTGGCGGAACTCCAGACCGCGGGACTCGCCACGGTCCAGAGCCGGATGGACGAGGTCGCTGGCGCGCCAGTGCCCTCGGTCGAACTCTCGACCGACCACCCCGCGCTGGCCCTGCTCTGCTCGCAGAAGGCGGGCTGGGAGGTCGGCACCGACGATTTCGAGGGGCTGGGTAGCGGTCCCGCCCGCGCGCTCGTGGCCGAGGAGGACGAGTTCGCCCGCGTGGGCTACCGCGACGAGTTCGACTTCGCGGTACTCGCGGTCGAGAGCGACGACTACCCCACCGAGTCGGTCGCCGACCACGTCGCCGACCTGACCGGCGTCGAACCGTCGAGCGTCTTCCTCCCGACCGCGCCCACCGCGAGCCTCGCGGGGAGCGTCAGCGTCGCCGCCCGGGCCGCCGAGATGGCGGTCTTCCGGCTCTCGGAGCTCGGCTACGACCCCCTCGACGTGGTGAGCGTCTCGGGGTCCGCGCCGGTCGCGCCCGTCGCGGGCGACGAGGAGACCGCCATCGCCCGGACCAACGACGCGCTGGCCTACGGCGGCCGGGTCCACCTCACGGTCCGCGAGGAGTTCGACCGCTTCGACGAGGTCGTCTCGACCGCCAACGACGAGTACGGCACCCGCTTCGCCGACATCTTCGAGTCGGTCGACTGGGACTTCTACGAGGTAGACGAGAGCGTGTTCGCGCCCGCGCAGGTGACGATCAACGTGATCGGCGGCGACACGCACGTCGTCGGCGCGCGAGACGAGGACCTGCTGGCCGAGAGCTTCGGGCTATAG
- a CDS encoding MTH1187 family thiamine-binding protein has translation MTVIAFLSVAPVTEDSMASEVAKAVAALDDFDVSYETTPMGTTIEADSADELFAAAHAAHEAVDGDRVSTFLKIDDKRTREQRAREKVESVERELGREAKRDRD, from the coding sequence ATGACGGTCATCGCGTTCCTGAGCGTCGCACCCGTGACCGAGGACAGCATGGCGAGCGAGGTCGCGAAGGCGGTCGCCGCCCTCGACGACTTCGACGTCTCCTACGAGACCACGCCGATGGGGACGACCATCGAGGCCGACTCGGCCGACGAACTGTTCGCGGCCGCCCACGCCGCCCACGAGGCCGTCGACGGCGACCGCGTCAGCACGTTCCTCAAGATAGACGACAAGCGCACGCGCGAGCAACGCGCGCGAGAGAAAGTCGAGAGCGTCGAGCGGGAGTTAGGCCGGGAGGCGAAGCGCGACCGGGACTGA
- a CDS encoding methyl-accepting chemotaxis protein, translated as MATTLSPQTDADDELERLRAERDYWRSLFESIVENTPEPVLAVDADEVITHWNESTAELTGLPADEAIGTDAEVFASVDDGEELVAAPAVRKDEPVVDSGRTGEKPDGTLWHTHDIGVPLHGPDGELVGAIEFAPEITEIGDEFEQLLGDLENRLQDPVEELAASADSVAESTQRVTETVEQQTDSVTDAAEEVSSLSASVEEVATTANEVATRSGRAESLAEEGQDAAHEAREVMATVKASSKEATEEVDQLQERVEEIDGIAEMIDAIADQTHMLALNASIEAARAGEAGDGFAVVAEEVKRLAEESQNYAGEIESMIEKIQRETVETVESLEETTSRIDQGEQAVEVTMDTLENIVEAVRETAQGIREVSDATDDQAASAEEIATLADELVADLNRMADELDVAAKASQEQTDQIREIARTTDELVDEDSLLGKFV; from the coding sequence ATGGCTACGACGCTGTCCCCACAAACGGATGCCGACGACGAACTCGAACGCCTCCGAGCCGAGCGAGACTACTGGCGATCACTGTTCGAAAGCATCGTCGAGAACACCCCGGAACCGGTACTGGCAGTCGACGCCGACGAGGTGATCACCCACTGGAACGAGAGCACTGCCGAGTTGACTGGCCTACCGGCAGACGAGGCGATTGGCACCGACGCGGAGGTCTTCGCCAGTGTCGACGATGGCGAGGAGTTGGTGGCGGCACCCGCGGTCCGAAAGGACGAACCGGTCGTCGACTCGGGCCGGACGGGCGAGAAACCGGATGGTACTCTTTGGCACACTCACGATATCGGGGTCCCCCTGCACGGACCGGACGGCGAACTCGTCGGCGCTATCGAGTTCGCACCCGAGATCACAGAGATCGGAGACGAGTTCGAACAGCTCCTAGGCGACCTGGAGAACCGGCTCCAGGACCCAGTCGAGGAACTCGCCGCGTCGGCCGACAGCGTCGCCGAGAGTACCCAGCGGGTGACCGAGACGGTCGAGCAACAGACCGACAGCGTCACCGACGCCGCCGAGGAGGTCTCGTCGTTGAGCGCCAGCGTCGAGGAGGTCGCGACCACCGCGAACGAGGTAGCGACTCGAAGTGGGCGAGCGGAGTCACTCGCCGAAGAGGGCCAAGACGCCGCACACGAAGCACGAGAGGTGATGGCGACGGTCAAGGCGTCTTCGAAGGAGGCCACGGAGGAGGTCGACCAGCTCCAAGAGCGCGTCGAGGAGATCGACGGCATCGCCGAGATGATCGACGCCATCGCCGACCAGACGCACATGCTCGCACTCAACGCCTCGATAGAGGCGGCCCGCGCCGGAGAGGCTGGCGACGGGTTCGCGGTCGTCGCCGAGGAGGTCAAGCGCCTGGCCGAGGAGTCCCAGAACTACGCCGGAGAGATCGAGTCGATGATCGAGAAGATTCAACGGGAGACGGTCGAGACGGTCGAGAGCCTCGAAGAGACGACCTCGCGGATCGACCAAGGCGAGCAAGCCGTCGAGGTCACGATGGATACCCTCGAAAACATCGTCGAGGCGGTCCGGGAGACCGCACAGGGCATTCGGGAGGTCTCGGACGCGACCGACGACCAGGCGGCCTCCGCAGAGGAGATCGCCACGCTGGCCGACGAGCTCGTCGCCGACCTGAACCGGATGGCAGACGAACTCGACGTGGCCGCGAAAGCGAGCCAGGAGCAGACCGACCAGATACGCGAGATCGCGCGGACGACCGACGAACTGGTCGACGAGGACTCGCTCCTCGGGAAGTTCGTCTAA
- a CDS encoding phosphatidylserine decarboxylase: MDAPAISHPDRWTGEYNDVTRKLIALTEADPELRDLLEQSIQKANKQNPDQSTNPVDDLTDYFRFVDRMSQLIPRDVLENPRDLVRDEILQSICYFYFLVDQELPALKGRGLYKNTLQYYGPFADWMRDFADAWGQFLDTEKSWNRKTYREFYADERFGLQEGWYEHASNWNTFNDFFARYLRTPAVRPIESGDSVVCSPADSVPQGVWHIDDRSRIAVEGSGGSGRTDGGVRVKNKTHYSVEDLLGSDSGYADAFAGGTFTHTFLNVNDYHRYHFPIGGKVVEKDQIEENVALEVAWNDDEKRYDPNDSTGWQFTQTRGYVIVDTGEFGVVGLVPMGMAQVSSVEFEDNVQVGHTFEKGDLLGNFLFGGSDFVMLFEEEAGFEIEAPEQSPTGGEGGRPTYEHVKMGELYGVLNG; this comes from the coding sequence ATGGACGCACCAGCCATCTCACACCCCGACCGCTGGACCGGCGAGTACAACGACGTGACGAGAAAGCTCATCGCGTTGACCGAGGCCGACCCGGAGCTACGCGACCTGCTGGAGCAGTCGATTCAGAAGGCGAACAAGCAGAACCCGGATCAGTCGACGAACCCGGTAGACGACCTGACCGATTACTTCCGGTTCGTCGACCGAATGTCTCAGTTGATCCCACGAGACGTGTTGGAGAATCCCCGCGACCTCGTGCGCGACGAAATCCTCCAGAGCATCTGTTACTTCTACTTCCTCGTCGATCAGGAACTTCCCGCGCTCAAGGGCCGTGGGCTCTACAAGAACACGCTCCAGTACTACGGGCCGTTCGCCGACTGGATGCGGGACTTCGCGGACGCCTGGGGCCAGTTCCTCGACACCGAGAAGTCGTGGAACCGCAAGACATACCGGGAGTTCTACGCCGACGAGCGGTTCGGTCTCCAAGAGGGCTGGTACGAACACGCCTCGAACTGGAACACGTTCAACGACTTTTTCGCCCGCTACCTCCGGACGCCTGCGGTCAGGCCGATAGAGTCGGGCGATTCGGTCGTCTGTTCGCCCGCGGACTCGGTCCCGCAGGGCGTGTGGCACATCGACGACCGGTCGAGGATCGCCGTCGAAGGGAGCGGCGGTAGTGGGAGAACGGACGGCGGGGTCCGGGTCAAGAACAAGACCCACTACAGCGTCGAGGACCTGCTCGGGTCGGACAGCGGGTACGCAGACGCCTTCGCTGGCGGGACGTTCACGCACACGTTCCTCAACGTGAACGACTACCACCGGTATCACTTCCCTATCGGCGGGAAGGTCGTCGAGAAGGACCAGATTGAGGAGAACGTCGCACTCGAAGTCGCTTGGAACGACGACGAGAAGCGCTACGACCCCAACGACTCGACCGGCTGGCAATTCACGCAGACGCGGGGCTACGTGATCGTCGACACCGGCGAGTTCGGCGTGGTCGGACTCGTCCCCATGGGAATGGCCCAGGTGTCGTCGGTCGAGTTCGAGGACAACGTTCAGGTCGGCCACACCTTCGAGAAGGGCGACCTGCTCGGGAACTTCCTGTTCGGTGGCTCCGACTTCGTGATGCTCTTCGAAGAGGAAGCCGGATTCGAGATCGAAGCACCCGAGCAGTCACCGACCGGTGGTGAAGGCGGTCGTCCGACGTACGAACACGTCAAGATGGGCGAGTTGTACGGCGTCCTGAACGGGTGA
- a CDS encoding RNA methyltransferase codes for MTVSVLVPSSLVREAEDKREATRKLGYVARAATVFRTDRLVVFPDPEGEAKWGGGFVSTVLEYAATPPYLRKEVFGKRDELEYAGVLPPLRGPSLTGSESEGSGSLRQGIVTEVGPEGRVRVNCGLQHPISLVVPPKMAVDEGERVTVRISSRSPVRAKLVDEPLPGFEVTRTDLPAALDRDDAGVRIATSRHGVELTTGRLTELVGRTAEDGMTVAFGSPGRGLPDILDLSPASVGHAWPTDAVGGEADAESNVESGAPGRFDLWVNAIPNQGSDVVRTEEAMFAALACLNLKEK; via the coding sequence ATGACCGTCAGCGTACTCGTGCCGTCGTCCCTCGTCCGGGAAGCCGAGGACAAACGCGAGGCAACTCGCAAGCTCGGCTACGTCGCCCGCGCGGCGACCGTGTTCCGGACCGACCGCCTCGTGGTCTTTCCCGACCCCGAGGGGGAAGCAAAGTGGGGCGGCGGGTTCGTAAGCACCGTGCTGGAATACGCCGCGACGCCGCCCTACCTCCGAAAGGAGGTATTCGGCAAGCGGGACGAACTGGAGTACGCGGGCGTCCTGCCGCCGCTCCGCGGCCCGTCGCTGACCGGCTCCGAATCCGAGGGTTCGGGGTCGTTAAGACAGGGAATCGTGACCGAGGTCGGACCTGAAGGGCGCGTTCGGGTCAATTGCGGACTGCAACACCCGATCTCGCTCGTCGTGCCGCCGAAAATGGCGGTCGACGAGGGAGAGCGCGTTACCGTCAGGATCTCTTCGCGAAGTCCGGTCCGTGCGAAGCTCGTGGACGAGCCCCTTCCGGGGTTCGAAGTGACGCGCACGGACCTCCCGGCGGCCCTCGACCGCGACGACGCGGGCGTCCGAATCGCGACGTCCCGCCACGGGGTCGAGCTGACGACCGGGCGGCTGACCGAACTGGTCGGCCGCACGGCCGAAGACGGCATGACCGTCGCCTTCGGCTCGCCCGGTCGGGGCCTGCCGGACATCCTCGACCTCTCGCCCGCGTCGGTCGGCCACGCGTGGCCGACCGACGCGGTGGGAGGCGAGGCGGACGCGGAGTCCAACGTCGAATCCGGCGCACCCGGCCGGTTCGACCTCTGGGTCAACGCGATTCCGAATCAAGGCAGCGACGTCGTGCGAACCGAAGAAGCGATGTTCGCCGCGCTCGCCTGCCTGAACCTCAAAGAGAAGTGA
- a CDS encoding 50S ribosomal protein L3, with product MPETSRPRKGSLGFGPRKRATSEVPRFNSWPDGDGSPALQGFAGYKAGMTHVVMVNDESDSPREGMEETVPVTIVETPPMRAVALRAYEDTPYGKKPLTEVWGEEFHDELSRTLDVPENHDADAAEEELRDAVESGDVADLRVVTHTVPSDIASVPKKKPDVMETRVGGGALDERVEFALDLLADGGEHAMNDVFRAGEYTDVSGVTKGKGTQGPVKRWGVQKRKGKHARQGWRRRIGNLGPWNPSRVRSTVPQQGQTGYHQRTELNKRLIDIGEGDDVNVDGGFVNYGEVDGSYALVKGSLPGPDKRLLRFRPAVRPNDQPRLDPEVRYVSTESNQG from the coding sequence ATGCCAGAAACAAGCAGACCACGAAAAGGTTCGCTAGGGTTCGGCCCCCGCAAGCGCGCGACCAGCGAGGTCCCGCGCTTCAACTCGTGGCCCGACGGAGACGGCAGTCCGGCGCTCCAGGGCTTCGCGGGTTACAAGGCGGGCATGACCCACGTGGTGATGGTCAACGACGAGTCCGACTCCCCCCGCGAAGGGATGGAGGAGACCGTTCCCGTCACCATCGTGGAGACGCCGCCGATGCGGGCGGTCGCTCTGCGGGCCTACGAAGACACGCCGTACGGCAAGAAGCCGCTGACGGAAGTGTGGGGCGAGGAGTTCCACGACGAGCTGAGTCGAACGCTCGACGTGCCCGAGAACCACGACGCCGACGCCGCCGAGGAGGAACTGCGCGACGCCGTCGAGAGCGGCGACGTCGCCGACCTCCGCGTCGTCACCCACACGGTCCCGAGCGATATCGCCAGCGTCCCCAAGAAGAAGCCCGACGTGATGGAGACTCGCGTGGGCGGGGGCGCGCTCGACGAGCGCGTCGAGTTCGCACTGGACCTGCTCGCCGACGGCGGGGAACACGCCATGAACGACGTGTTCCGCGCGGGCGAGTACACCGACGTGAGCGGCGTGACCAAGGGCAAGGGGACGCAGGGTCCCGTCAAGCGCTGGGGCGTCCAGAAGCGCAAGGGCAAGCACGCCCGGCAGGGATGGCGACGCCGGATCGGCAACCTCGGTCCGTGGAACCCCTCCCGCGTGCGCTCGACGGTCCCCCAGCAGGGCCAGACCGGCTACCACCAGCGCACCGAACTCAACAAGCGCCTCATCGACATCGGTGAGGGCGACGACGTGAACGTCGACGGCGGCTTCGTCAACTACGGCGAGGTCGACGGCTCGTACGCGCTGGTCAAGGGGTCGCTCCCCGGCCCGGACAAGCGCCTCCTGCGCTTCCGTCCGGCCGTCCGACCGAACGACCAACCGCGCCTCGACCCCGAGGTGCGGTACGTGAGCACCGAATCTAACCAGGGATAA
- the rpl4p gene encoding 50S ribosomal protein L4 → MQATIRNLDGEEDGSVDLPDVFETTVRPDLIKRAVLAAQANRKQDYGADDYAGMRTSAESPGSGRGMAHVPRTNGQGARVPQTVGGRRAHPPKEEKDRSLDINTKERKKAVRSAVAATADADLVAERGHRFDEDLDLPLVVSDEFEDLVKTKEVVSFLESVGADADIERAEENKTIRAGQGTTRGRKYKTPKSVLFVTSEEPSKAARNLAGADVATAGEVNAEDLAPGAHPGRLTVWTESALAEVADR, encoded by the coding sequence ATGCAGGCAACTATCCGAAACCTCGACGGCGAGGAAGACGGCAGCGTGGACCTGCCGGACGTGTTCGAGACGACCGTCCGGCCGGACCTCATCAAGCGGGCCGTGCTCGCCGCGCAGGCAAACCGCAAGCAGGACTACGGCGCCGACGACTACGCCGGGATGCGGACCTCGGCGGAGTCGCCCGGTAGCGGTCGCGGCATGGCCCACGTCCCCCGGACGAACGGTCAGGGCGCGCGCGTGCCCCAGACCGTCGGGGGCCGCCGGGCCCACCCGCCGAAAGAAGAGAAGGACCGCTCGCTCGACATCAACACGAAGGAGCGCAAGAAGGCCGTCCGTAGCGCCGTCGCGGCGACCGCGGACGCCGACCTCGTGGCCGAGCGCGGCCACCGCTTCGACGAGGACCTCGACCTGCCGCTCGTGGTGAGCGACGAGTTCGAGGACCTCGTGAAGACCAAGGAGGTCGTCTCCTTCCTCGAATCGGTCGGCGCAGACGCCGACATCGAGCGCGCCGAGGAGAACAAGACGATCCGGGCCGGTCAGGGGACCACCCGCGGTCGCAAGTACAAGACGCCCAAGTCGGTCCTCTTCGTGACGAGCGAGGAACCGTCGAAGGCCGCCCGCAACCTCGCGGGCGCAGACGTGGCGACCGCCGGGGAAGTCAACGCCGAGGACCTCGCGCCCGGCGCGCACCCCGGCCGACTCACCGTCTGGACCGAGAGCGCACTCGCGGAGGTGGCCGACCGATGA
- a CDS encoding 50S ribosomal protein L23 yields MSGVIEYLWVTEKAMNEMDFKNKLQFIVDIDADKPEIRDEVETQYEVTVEKINTQVTMNGDKKATVTLSEDDDAQEVASRIGVF; encoded by the coding sequence ATGAGCGGAGTCATCGAGTACCTGTGGGTCACCGAGAAGGCGATGAACGAGATGGACTTCAAGAACAAGCTCCAGTTCATCGTCGACATCGACGCCGACAAGCCCGAGATTCGCGACGAGGTCGAGACCCAGTACGAGGTCACGGTCGAGAAGATCAACACGCAGGTCACCATGAACGGCGACAAGAAGGCCACGGTGACCCTCTCGGAGGACGACGACGCCCAGGAAGTCGCCTCCAGAATCGGGGTGTTCTGA
- a CDS encoding 50S ribosomal protein L2: protein MGRRIQGQRRGRGGPTFRAPSHRYKADLTHKKPEETDVVAGTVVDIEHDPARSAPVAAVEFDDGDQRLILVPEGVGVGEQLQVGVSAEIKEGNTLPLGEIPEGVPVCNVERQPGDGGKFARASGVSANLITHDRDAAVVELPSGEVKRLSPDCRATIGVVAGGGRTEKPMVKAGNKYHKMKARGTKWPNVRGVAMNAVDHPFGGGGRQHPGRPKSVSRDAPPGRKVGDISSRRTGRGGN from the coding sequence ATGGGACGACGAATCCAAGGACAGCGACGCGGTCGGGGCGGACCGACGTTCCGCGCCCCGTCGCACCGATACAAGGCGGATCTCACGCACAAGAAACCCGAGGAGACCGACGTGGTCGCCGGGACGGTCGTGGACATCGAACACGACCCCGCCCGGAGCGCGCCGGTCGCCGCCGTCGAGTTCGACGACGGCGACCAGCGGCTCATCCTCGTGCCCGAGGGCGTCGGCGTCGGCGAGCAGTTGCAGGTCGGCGTCAGCGCCGAGATCAAGGAGGGCAACACCCTGCCGCTCGGCGAGATTCCGGAAGGAGTTCCGGTGTGCAACGTCGAGCGCCAGCCCGGCGACGGCGGCAAGTTCGCACGGGCCTCCGGCGTGAGCGCGAACCTCATCACCCACGACCGCGACGCCGCGGTCGTCGAACTCCCGAGCGGCGAGGTCAAGCGCCTCTCGCCCGACTGCCGAGCCACCATCGGCGTGGTCGCCGGTGGCGGCCGGACCGAGAAGCCGATGGTCAAGGCCGGGAACAAGTACCACAAGATGAAGGCGCGCGGCACCAAGTGGCCGAACGTGCGCGGCGTCGCGATGAACGCCGTCGACCACCCGTTCGGCGGCGGTGGCCGCCAGCACCCCGGTCGTCCGAAGTCCGTCTCGCGGGACGCCCCGCCGGGACGGAAGGTCGGGGACATCTCGTCCCGGCGCACGGGACGGGGAGGTAACTGA
- a CDS encoding 30S ribosomal protein S19: MSEGEYRTGREGEFTYRGHTLDELQDMSVDEVAELLPARQRRTIERGLSTQQEKLLEDAREATEEGSANDPIRTHLRNMPVLPEFVGKTFEVYTGQSFERVHVEPEMLGHYLGEFQLTRTSVEHGQAGIGATRSSKFVPLK; this comes from the coding sequence ATGAGCGAAGGCGAGTACCGAACCGGCCGCGAAGGTGAGTTCACCTACCGCGGTCACACGCTCGACGAGTTGCAGGACATGAGCGTCGACGAAGTCGCGGAACTGCTTCCCGCACGCCAGCGGCGAACCATCGAGCGGGGACTGTCGACCCAGCAGGAGAAACTGCTGGAGGACGCCCGTGAAGCCACCGAGGAGGGATCTGCCAACGACCCCATCCGGACCCACCTGCGCAACATGCCGGTGCTACCGGAGTTCGTCGGCAAGACGTTCGAGGTGTACACGGGCCAGAGCTTCGAGCGCGTGCACGTCGAGCCCGAGATGCTCGGCCACTACCTCGGCGAGTTCCAGCTGACCCGAACGTCGGTCGAACACGGACAGGCCGGTATCGGCGCGACCCGCTCCTCGAAGTTCGTGCCACTCAAGTAA
- a CDS encoding 50S ribosomal protein L22 — protein MGISYSVEADPDTTAKGMLRERHMSHKHSKAIAREIKGMTAEDAQAYLQQVIDGERSVPFKSHNSGVGHRSDIEGWDAGRYPEKASQAFLDLIENVVNNADEQGFDGEEMEIMHVAAHKVGEVQGRKPRAMGRATAWNTMEVDVELILEEVED, from the coding sequence ATGGGAATCAGCTACAGCGTCGAGGCCGACCCGGACACCACCGCCAAGGGGATGCTCCGGGAGCGGCACATGAGCCACAAGCACAGCAAAGCCATCGCCCGCGAGATCAAGGGCATGACCGCCGAGGACGCCCAGGCGTACCTCCAGCAGGTCATCGACGGCGAGCGGTCAGTCCCGTTCAAGTCCCACAACAGCGGCGTGGGCCACCGTAGCGACATCGAGGGCTGGGACGCCGGTCGCTACCCCGAGAAGGCCAGTCAGGCGTTCCTCGACCTCATCGAGAACGTGGTCAACAACGCCGACGAGCAGGGATTCGACGGCGAGGAGATGGAGATCATGCACGTCGCCGCCCACAAGGTCGGCGAGGTGCAGGGTCGCAAGCCCCGCGCGATGGGACGCGCGACCGCCTGGAACACGATGGAGGTCGACGTCGAACTCATCCTGGAGGAGGTCGAAGACTAA
- a CDS encoding 30S ribosomal protein S3 yields the protein MADEHQFIEDGMQRSQIDEFFADELGRAGYGGMDVAKTPMGTQIVLKAEKPGMVIGKGGKNIRKITTQLEERFDLEDPQIDVQEVDEPDLNARIVADRLANALERGWYFRKAGHTTIDRIMDAGALGAEIVLSGKVTGARSRVEKFNRGYIKHNGEPAEDIVDHGQGVAVMKLGTIGVDVKIIPPGADLPDDFEIDEGANPEEVVPDAVEANESVEQLLEEPTDEELDELREDEADETEDDAEPGEEAVDEEVVEEVLEEEVESEESEDEAESEETDESVEEELDELEEEVEQEAEELMDEMDDEEGDE from the coding sequence ATGGCAGACGAACACCAGTTCATCGAAGACGGGATGCAACGGTCCCAGATCGACGAGTTCTTCGCCGACGAACTCGGTCGCGCGGGCTACGGCGGCATGGACGTCGCCAAGACCCCGATGGGCACCCAGATCGTGCTCAAGGCCGAGAAGCCCGGCATGGTCATCGGCAAGGGCGGCAAGAACATCCGGAAGATCACGACCCAGCTCGAAGAGCGCTTCGACCTCGAAGACCCCCAGATCGACGTTCAGGAGGTCGACGAACCGGACCTCAACGCCCGCATCGTCGCCGACCGACTCGCGAACGCTCTGGAGCGCGGGTGGTACTTCCGGAAGGCCGGACACACCACCATCGACCGCATCATGGACGCGGGCGCGCTCGGCGCGGAGATCGTCCTCTCGGGGAAGGTCACCGGCGCGCGCTCGCGCGTCGAGAAGTTCAACCGCGGCTACATCAAGCACAACGGCGAACCCGCCGAGGACATCGTCGACCACGGTCAGGGCGTCGCGGTGATGAAGCTCGGCACCATCGGCGTGGACGTGAAGATCATCCCGCCGGGAGCCGACCTGCCCGACGACTTCGAGATCGACGAGGGCGCGAACCCCGAGGAAGTCGTCCCGGACGCGGTCGAGGCGAACGAGTCGGTCGAGCAGCTCCTCGAAGAGCCGACCGACGAGGAACTCGACGAGCTCCGCGAGGACGAGGCCGACGAGACCGAGGACGACGCCGAACCCGGCGAGGAAGCCGTCGACGAGGAGGTCGTCGAGGAAGTTCTCGAAGAGGAAGTCGAGTCCGAGGAGTCCGAAGACGAAGCCGAATCCGAAGAGACCGACGAATCGGTCGAGGAGGAGCTCGACGAGCTCGAAGAGGAAGTCGAACAGGAAGCCGAGGAGCTCATGGACGAGATGGACGACGAGGAGGGTGACGAATAA
- the rpmC gene encoding 50S ribosomal protein L29: MAILHVEEIRDMTPAEREAELDELETELLNAKAVKAAGGAPEDPGRFKELRRTIARIKTVKREEGDVDDE; this comes from the coding sequence ATGGCCATCCTGCACGTCGAAGAGATTCGTGACATGACCCCCGCCGAGCGCGAGGCCGAGCTCGACGAGCTCGAAACCGAACTACTCAACGCGAAGGCCGTGAAGGCCGCGGGTGGCGCTCCCGAGGACCCCGGGCGGTTCAAGGAGCTTCGCCGGACCATCGCGCGCATCAAGACGGTGAAGCGCGAGGAAGGCGACGTAGACGACGAATAA
- a CDS encoding ribonuclease P protein component 1, which translates to MPLTPETLTRHELNGLAVRVVDAANPDLVGIEGRVVAETQGTLSVASADRVRQVQKQGSTFEFALTDEAAVLREEAGTASERASETAGVRSGQSGASGERRSPDSGEYPRDCEGVAYVTVDGARLLSRPELRTEKAGESRWQQD; encoded by the coding sequence ATGCCACTCACACCCGAGACGCTGACGCGACACGAACTCAACGGACTCGCAGTCCGCGTCGTGGACGCGGCGAACCCCGACCTCGTCGGAATCGAGGGCCGGGTCGTCGCCGAGACGCAGGGGACGCTGAGCGTCGCGTCGGCCGACCGGGTGCGACAGGTGCAAAAGCAGGGCTCGACGTTTGAGTTCGCGCTCACAGATGAAGCCGCCGTCCTCCGCGAGGAGGCGGGGACCGCGTCCGAACGGGCGTCGGAAACTGCCGGAGTCCGCTCCGGTCAGTCTGGCGCGTCCGGCGAGCGACGCTCGCCGGACTCCGGGGAGTACCCCCGGGACTGCGAGGGCGTGGCCTACGTTACGGTGGATGGAGCGCGGCTGCTCTCACGACCCGAACTGCGCACCGAGAAGGCAGGTGAATCCAGATGGCAACAGGACTGA
- a CDS encoding 30S ribosomal protein S17 yields MATGLNVSEPEGTCSDDNCPFHGTLSVRGQTIEGQVASTDMEKTVIVEREYDVPVPKYDRYMKRRSRIPAHAPECIDLEVGDTVKIAETRPLSKTKSHVVVEQFETTQDFGVDETPNAEPDESETVSDIGGDD; encoded by the coding sequence ATGGCAACAGGACTGAACGTATCAGAACCGGAGGGGACCTGCTCCGACGATAACTGTCCGTTCCACGGAACGCTCTCCGTGCGAGGACAGACCATCGAAGGACAGGTAGCCTCCACAGACATGGAAAAGACCGTGATCGTCGAACGCGAGTACGACGTTCCGGTGCCGAAGTACGACCGGTACATGAAGCGCCGATCGCGGATTCCGGCCCACGCGCCGGAGTGCATCGACCTCGAGGTCGGTGACACGGTCAAGATAGCAGAGACACGACCGCTCTCGAAGACGAAGAGCCACGTCGTCGTCGAGCAGTTCGAGACGACGCAGGACTTCGGAGTGGACGAGACACCGAACGCCGAACCCGACGAATCGGAGACGGTGAGCGACATCGGAGGTGACGACTGA